One stretch of Variovorax sp. 54 DNA includes these proteins:
- a CDS encoding alpha/beta hydrolase has product MSPRPSSRSAEAAALAAAQGVESDLLIELPGREPVAARVYGQRPRGETVPLVLHFHGGTFICGNLDNGRNVARLLAGAGAVVVSLDYPLAPAAPFPEPVEVGYAALEWLYKQRVKLGGKGAQVYLAGEEAGGNLAASVALVARDRAHPPLAGQILLSPMLDPCAGTASLRNATNDAAECRWATGWAKYLSCPSNATHPYAVPSGSLRLAALAPALVLVGPDDAMRDEAMTFAARLRSAGIEVTSSVLTGADNWPKALYDTEAVGCASCEASVQQHFREFFSATTPPPAVPEPS; this is encoded by the coding sequence ATGTCACCCCGTCCATCGTCCCGGTCCGCTGAAGCTGCTGCGCTTGCCGCGGCACAAGGCGTGGAGTCCGATCTGTTGATCGAGCTGCCCGGCCGCGAGCCCGTGGCTGCCCGTGTCTACGGACAGCGTCCACGGGGCGAGACCGTGCCGCTGGTGCTGCACTTCCATGGCGGCACCTTCATCTGCGGCAATCTCGACAACGGCCGCAACGTGGCCCGGCTGCTGGCCGGTGCGGGTGCGGTGGTGGTGTCGCTCGATTACCCGCTGGCCCCGGCGGCCCCGTTCCCGGAGCCGGTCGAGGTGGGTTATGCGGCGCTCGAGTGGCTCTACAAGCAGCGCGTGAAGCTCGGCGGCAAGGGCGCCCAGGTGTACCTGGCCGGCGAAGAAGCCGGCGGCAACCTGGCGGCCAGCGTGGCCCTGGTGGCCCGTGACCGCGCCCATCCGCCGCTGGCAGGCCAGATCCTGCTGTCGCCCATGCTCGACCCGTGCGCCGGCACCGCCTCGCTGCGCAATGCCACGAACGATGCCGCCGAGTGCCGTTGGGCCACGGGCTGGGCCAAGTATTTGAGCTGTCCGTCGAACGCCACGCACCCCTATGCGGTGCCGAGCGGATCGCTGCGGCTGGCCGCCCTGGCACCGGCGCTGGTGCTGGTGGGGCCCGACGACGCGATGCGCGACGAGGCCATGACCTTCGCAGCCCGGCTGCGCTCGGCCGGCATCGAGGTCACGAGCAGCGTGCTGACCGGCGCCGACAACTGGCCCAAGGCGCTGTACGACACCGAGGCCGTGGGATGCGCATCCTGCGAAGCCAGCGTGCAGCAGCACTTCCGCGAGTTCTTCAGCGCCACCACACCGCCCCCGGCGGTCCCTGAGCCCAGCTAG
- a CDS encoding efflux RND transporter periplasmic adaptor subunit, with product MSNKNEQALSSTARKGLWPAVTGLTAVLAVAAAVVGMYSFKAEATAPVAAQQGTPVSVATVASSEINAWDEFSGRLEAVQRVDVRSRVAGAVQAVHFREGALVKQGDLLITIDPAPYAAEVERAEAQVASAQARQAFSRSEQERAKRLWDEQAIAQRELDERVNAGREAEANLRAAQASLQTARLSLGYTQVRAPVSGRIGKLEVTVGNLVAAGPGAPVLTTLVSVSPIYASFDADEQVITRALKDLPANAGARGQIDTIPVQMGTAGLEGTPFTGKLQLIDNQVDARSGTVRVRASFDNKDGALIPGQFARIRMGQARNDTALLVSERAIGTDQNKKFVMVVGEDNKAVYREVTLGAPINGLRVVSKGLKAGDRVVVNGLQHIRPGALVVPQQVTMDAKADTKQQQPERVAEEAAKS from the coding sequence ATGTCGAACAAGAACGAACAAGCGCTGTCTTCCACCGCCCGCAAGGGTCTGTGGCCCGCCGTGACCGGCCTCACCGCGGTGCTGGCTGTGGCCGCCGCGGTGGTGGGCATGTACAGCTTCAAGGCCGAGGCCACCGCCCCGGTCGCCGCGCAACAGGGCACGCCGGTGTCGGTCGCCACCGTGGCGTCGAGCGAGATCAACGCCTGGGACGAGTTCTCGGGCCGCCTCGAAGCCGTGCAGCGCGTCGATGTGCGCTCCCGCGTGGCAGGCGCCGTGCAGGCGGTGCACTTCCGCGAAGGCGCGCTGGTGAAGCAGGGCGACCTGCTCATCACCATCGACCCCGCACCGTACGCCGCCGAGGTGGAGCGTGCCGAAGCGCAGGTCGCGTCGGCACAAGCCCGCCAGGCCTTCAGCCGCAGCGAGCAGGAACGCGCCAAGCGCCTGTGGGACGAGCAGGCCATCGCGCAGCGTGAACTCGACGAGCGCGTGAACGCCGGCCGCGAAGCCGAAGCCAACCTGCGCGCCGCGCAGGCCTCGCTGCAGACCGCACGCCTGAGCCTGGGCTACACCCAGGTGCGCGCACCGGTGTCGGGCCGCATCGGCAAGCTCGAAGTGACCGTGGGCAACCTGGTGGCCGCCGGCCCCGGCGCACCGGTACTGACCACGCTGGTGTCGGTGAGCCCGATCTACGCGAGCTTCGATGCCGACGAGCAGGTCATCACCCGCGCGCTGAAGGACCTGCCGGCCAACGCCGGCGCCCGCGGCCAGATCGACACCATCCCCGTGCAGATGGGCACCGCCGGCCTCGAAGGCACGCCCTTCACCGGCAAGCTGCAGCTGATCGACAACCAGGTCGACGCCCGCAGCGGCACCGTGCGTGTGCGTGCTTCGTTCGACAACAAGGACGGCGCGCTCATTCCCGGCCAGTTCGCCCGCATCCGCATGGGCCAGGCCCGCAACGACACCGCGCTGCTGGTGAGCGAGCGCGCCATCGGCACCGACCAGAACAAGAAGTTCGTGATGGTCGTGGGTGAAGACAACAAGGCGGTCTACCGCGAGGTGACGCTGGGTGCGCCCATCAACGGCCTGCGCGTGGTGAGCAAAGGCTTGAAGGCCGGCGACCGCGTGGTGGTGAACGGCCTGCAGCACATCCGCCCGGGTGCGCTGGTGGTGCCGCAGCAAGTGACCATGGACGCCAAGGCCGACACGAAGCAACAACAACCGGAACGCGTGGCCGAGGAGGCCGCGAAGTCCTGA
- a CDS encoding efflux RND transporter permease subunit, giving the protein MNLSKFFIDRPIFAGVLSLLMLIAGLIALRGLPISEYPEVAPPSVVVRATYPGANPKVIAETVATPLEEQINGVEGMLYMGSQATTDGVMTLTVTFRLGTDPDKAQQLVQNRVSQAEPRLPEEVRRLGITTVKSAPDLTMVVHLVSPNNRYDINYLRNYAVLNVKDPLARIEGVGQVQIFGGGDYSMRVWLDPQKVAQRGLSASDVVAAIRGQNVQAAAGVVGASPGLSDVDMQLSINAQGRLQSEEEFGDIIVKSGTDGAVTRLRDIGRLEMGAADYSLRSLLNNDPAVGMGVFQAPGSNALDISSNVRKTMNELNKNMPEGLEYRIAYDPTQFVRASIESVIHTLLEAIALVVLVVILFLQTWRASIIPLLAVPVSVIGTFAVLHVLGFSINALSLFGLVLAIGIVVDDAIVVVENVERNIEAGLTPREATYRAMREVSGPIIAIALVLVAVFVPLAFISGLTGQFYKQFAVTIAISTVISAINSLTLSPALAALLLRGHDQPKDALTRGMDKAFGWLFRGFNKFFHRGSEAYSGGVKRVISRKTLMLVIYLALVGVTFGLFKAVPSGFVPAQDKQYLIGFAQLPDGATLDRTEEVITRMGEIMKKNPNVEDAIAFPGLSINGFTNSSNSGIVFATLKPFDQRKREDQSGGAVAGQLNGAFSSIQDAFIVMFPPPPVAGLGTTGGFKLQIEDRASVGYDQMDVAVKAFMAKAYAAPELTGMFTSWQVNVPQLYADIDRTKARQLGVPVTDIFDTMQIYLGSLYANDFNKFGRTYSVRVQADAPYRARAEDVGMLKVRSTSGEMVPLAALMKVNSTFGPERAMRYNGYLAADINGGPAPGYSSGQAQDVITKIAAETLPKGVSFEWTELTYQEILAGNSAFLVFPLAILLVFLVLAAQYESLTLPIAIILIVPMGIMAAMAGVWISGGDNNVFTQIGLIVLVGLSAKNAILIVEFARELEFAGRTPIQAAIEASRLRLRPILMTSLAFVMGVLPLVLSTGAGSEMRKAMGVAVFAGMIGVTAFGLFLTPVFYVLMRRLAGNRPLKLHGEVPHGDDFVSADHPATPSHGGGGGGLHPVPASPRPSHGAHD; this is encoded by the coding sequence ATGAATCTCTCAAAATTCTTCATCGACAGGCCGATCTTTGCCGGCGTGCTGTCGCTCTTGATGCTGATCGCAGGCCTGATTGCGCTGCGCGGCCTGCCGATCTCGGAGTACCCCGAAGTCGCGCCGCCTTCGGTGGTGGTGCGCGCAACGTACCCGGGCGCCAACCCGAAGGTGATTGCTGAAACGGTGGCCACGCCGCTCGAAGAGCAGATCAACGGCGTCGAAGGCATGCTCTACATGGGCAGCCAGGCGACGACCGACGGCGTGATGACGCTGACCGTCACCTTCCGCCTCGGCACCGATCCCGACAAGGCCCAGCAGCTCGTGCAGAACCGCGTCTCGCAAGCCGAGCCGCGCCTGCCCGAAGAAGTGCGGCGTCTCGGCATCACGACCGTCAAGAGCGCGCCCGACCTGACGATGGTGGTCCACCTCGTCTCGCCGAACAACCGCTACGACATCAACTACCTGCGCAACTACGCGGTGCTGAATGTGAAGGACCCGCTCGCGCGCATCGAAGGCGTGGGACAGGTCCAGATCTTCGGCGGCGGCGACTACTCGATGCGCGTGTGGCTCGACCCGCAGAAGGTCGCGCAGCGTGGCCTGTCGGCCAGCGACGTGGTGGCAGCGATTCGCGGCCAGAACGTGCAGGCCGCGGCCGGCGTGGTCGGCGCATCGCCGGGCCTGTCGGACGTGGACATGCAGCTGTCGATCAATGCGCAAGGGCGCCTGCAGAGCGAAGAAGAGTTCGGCGACATCATCGTCAAGAGCGGTACCGACGGCGCCGTCACGCGCCTTCGCGACATCGGCCGCCTCGAAATGGGCGCCGCCGACTACTCGCTGCGTTCGCTGCTGAACAACGACCCGGCCGTCGGCATGGGCGTGTTCCAGGCACCGGGCTCCAACGCGCTCGACATCTCGTCCAACGTCCGCAAGACGATGAACGAGCTGAACAAGAACATGCCCGAAGGCCTGGAATACCGCATCGCCTATGACCCGACTCAGTTCGTGCGTGCGTCGATCGAATCGGTGATCCACACGCTGCTCGAAGCCATCGCGCTGGTGGTGCTCGTGGTGATCCTGTTCCTGCAAACGTGGCGCGCCTCCATCATTCCGCTGCTGGCCGTGCCGGTGTCGGTGATCGGTACCTTCGCGGTGCTGCATGTCCTCGGTTTCTCGATCAACGCACTGAGCCTGTTCGGGCTGGTGCTGGCCATCGGCATCGTGGTGGACGACGCCATCGTGGTGGTGGAGAACGTCGAGCGCAACATCGAAGCCGGGCTCACGCCGCGTGAAGCCACGTACCGCGCCATGCGCGAAGTGTCGGGCCCCATCATCGCGATCGCGCTGGTGCTGGTGGCCGTGTTTGTGCCGCTGGCTTTCATCAGTGGTCTCACGGGCCAGTTCTACAAGCAGTTCGCGGTGACCATCGCGATCTCGACGGTGATCTCGGCCATCAACTCGCTGACGCTGTCGCCCGCGCTCGCCGCACTGCTGCTGCGCGGCCACGACCAGCCCAAGGACGCCCTGACGCGCGGCATGGACAAGGCCTTCGGCTGGCTGTTCCGCGGCTTCAACAAGTTCTTCCATCGCGGCTCCGAGGCCTACAGCGGCGGCGTCAAGCGCGTGATCTCGCGCAAGACGCTGATGCTGGTGATCTACCTCGCGCTGGTCGGCGTGACCTTCGGCCTCTTCAAGGCGGTGCCCAGCGGCTTCGTGCCGGCGCAGGACAAGCAGTACCTCATCGGTTTTGCCCAGCTGCCCGACGGCGCCACGCTCGACCGCACGGAAGAGGTGATCACCCGCATGGGCGAGATCATGAAGAAGAACCCGAACGTGGAAGACGCGATTGCCTTCCCGGGCCTGTCGATCAATGGCTTCACCAACAGCTCGAACTCGGGCATCGTGTTCGCCACGCTCAAGCCCTTCGACCAGCGCAAGCGCGAAGACCAGAGCGGCGGTGCGGTGGCCGGCCAGCTCAACGGTGCGTTCTCGAGCATCCAGGATGCGTTCATCGTGATGTTCCCGCCGCCGCCGGTGGCAGGCCTGGGCACGACCGGCGGCTTCAAGCTGCAGATCGAAGACCGCGCCTCGGTCGGCTACGACCAGATGGACGTCGCGGTGAAGGCCTTCATGGCCAAGGCGTATGCAGCGCCCGAACTGACGGGCATGTTCACGAGCTGGCAGGTCAACGTGCCGCAGCTGTATGCCGACATCGACCGCACCAAGGCGCGCCAGCTCGGCGTGCCCGTGACGGACATCTTCGACACGATGCAGATCTACCTCGGTAGCCTGTACGCCAACGACTTCAACAAGTTCGGCCGCACGTACTCCGTGCGCGTTCAGGCCGATGCGCCGTACCGCGCCCGTGCCGAAGACGTGGGTATGCTGAAGGTGCGCTCGACCTCGGGTGAGATGGTGCCGCTGGCTGCGCTGATGAAGGTCAACTCGACCTTCGGCCCGGAACGCGCCATGCGCTACAACGGCTACCTCGCCGCTGACATCAACGGCGGCCCAGCCCCCGGCTATTCGTCGGGCCAGGCGCAGGACGTGATCACCAAGATCGCGGCCGAGACGCTGCCCAAGGGTGTGAGCTTCGAGTGGACCGAGCTGACGTACCAGGAAATCCTGGCCGGCAACTCCGCCTTCCTGGTGTTCCCGCTGGCGATCCTGCTGGTGTTCCTGGTGCTGGCCGCGCAGTACGAAAGCCTGACGCTGCCGATCGCGATCATCCTGATCGTGCCGATGGGCATCATGGCCGCGATGGCGGGCGTATGGATCTCGGGAGGCGACAACAACGTCTTCACGCAGATCGGGTTGATCGTGCTGGTGGGGCTGAGTGCGAAGAACGCGATCCTGATCGTGGAGTTCGCACGGGAGCTGGAGTTCGCCGGACGCACGCCCATTCAGGCTGCGATCGAAGCCAGCCGCCTGCGCCTGCGCCCGATTTTGATGACCTCGCTGGCCTTCGTGATGGGCGTGCTGCCCCTGGTGCTCTCGACCGGTGCCGGCTCCGAGATGCGCAAGGCGATGGGTGTGGCGGTGTTCGCCGGAATGATCGGCGTGACGGCCTTCGGCCTGTTCCTGACGCCGGTGTTCTACGTGCTGATGCGCCGCCTGGCGGGCAACCGGCCGCTCAAGCTGCATGGCGAAGTGCCGCACGGCGACGACTTCGTGTCGGCCGACCATCCTGCGACCCCTTCGCACGGTGGTGGTGGTGGTGGTCTGCACCCGGTGCCGGCCTCGCCGCGCCCTTCGCATGGCGCGCATGACTGA
- a CDS encoding efflux transporter outer membrane subunit, which produces MTFGIPTLMRPLRTAMLPLVAALVLAGCASVPSGMPSVPTAAQFKEQPQQQPGATAPAGFTRATPAEAQPRGEWWLAFNDPVLNTLVERAAVDNANIQAAAARLAEARALARSAQADRLPQIGLGAGANRGAGLDKATASTRPGTMTNIGATFSYEVDLFGRLSGAADAAKLDAAGREALLQSTRLAVQAEVAQTYLQLRALDAERVLVRESVAAYRDTLRLTQRRQQAGDIAELDVARVQTEVSSTESDALALDRQRAQVEHALAVLVGDSASSFGMRPDDWATALPVIPPGVPSTVLTRRPDVSAAQSAVMAAQARVGVAQTAWFPNISLTGAAGYASPEIGDLFKWSARSWGVGALLSLPIFDGGRREAGVQGANAQLDGALASYRSQVLVAFQEVEDQLAAIRILQEQSVVQAQAVTSAQRATSLSDTRYRNGYVSQLDLLDARRSELRNRRQALQVKSAQYQATVGLIRAIGGGWDVPGAVASADAPRGPQS; this is translated from the coding sequence ATGACATTCGGAATCCCCACCCTGATGCGCCCATTGCGCACCGCCATGCTGCCGCTGGTGGCGGCCCTCGTGCTGGCCGGTTGCGCCAGCGTGCCCTCGGGCATGCCCTCGGTGCCGACCGCGGCCCAGTTCAAGGAACAGCCGCAGCAGCAACCGGGCGCCACGGCGCCGGCCGGCTTCACCCGGGCCACGCCCGCCGAGGCGCAACCGCGCGGCGAATGGTGGCTGGCGTTCAACGACCCGGTGCTCAACACGCTGGTCGAGCGCGCCGCGGTCGACAACGCCAACATCCAGGCCGCCGCCGCACGGCTGGCCGAGGCCCGTGCGCTGGCGCGCAGCGCGCAGGCCGACCGCCTGCCGCAGATCGGCCTGGGCGCCGGCGCCAACCGCGGTGCGGGCCTGGACAAGGCCACGGCCAGCACCCGGCCCGGCACCATGACCAACATCGGCGCCACGTTCTCGTACGAGGTTGACCTGTTCGGTCGTCTCTCGGGCGCGGCCGATGCGGCCAAGCTCGACGCGGCGGGCCGCGAGGCGCTGCTGCAGAGCACCCGGCTCGCGGTGCAGGCCGAAGTGGCGCAGACCTACCTGCAACTGCGCGCGCTCGACGCCGAGCGCGTGCTGGTGCGCGAATCGGTCGCCGCCTACCGCGACACGCTGCGCCTGACGCAGCGCCGCCAGCAGGCCGGCGACATCGCCGAGCTCGACGTGGCGCGCGTGCAGACCGAGGTGTCATCCACCGAATCGGACGCGCTTGCGCTCGACCGCCAGCGTGCGCAGGTCGAACATGCGCTGGCCGTGCTGGTGGGCGATTCGGCCTCCAGCTTCGGCATGCGGCCCGACGACTGGGCGACCGCGCTGCCGGTGATTCCGCCGGGCGTGCCGTCTACCGTGCTCACGCGCCGGCCCGACGTGTCGGCCGCGCAGAGTGCCGTCATGGCGGCGCAGGCCCGCGTGGGCGTGGCGCAGACCGCGTGGTTCCCGAACATCTCGCTGACCGGCGCGGCCGGCTACGCCTCGCCCGAGATTGGCGACCTCTTCAAGTGGTCGGCCCGCTCGTGGGGCGTGGGCGCACTGCTGTCGCTGCCGATCTTCGACGGCGGCCGCCGCGAGGCCGGCGTGCAGGGCGCCAATGCCCAGCTCGACGGCGCGCTCGCCAGCTACCGCTCGCAGGTGCTGGTGGCGTTCCAGGAGGTCGAAGACCAGCTGGCCGCCATCCGCATCCTGCAGGAGCAGTCGGTGGTGCAGGCGCAGGCCGTGACCTCGGCGCAGCGTGCCACCAGCCTGTCGGACACGCGCTACCGCAACGGCTACGTGAGCCAGCTCGACCTGCTCGACGCGCGCCGCAGCGAGCTGCGCAACCGGCGCCAGGCGCTGCAGGTGAAGTCGGCCCAGTACCAGGCGACGGTGGGGCTGATCCGCGCGATCGGCGGCGGCTGGGACGTGCCGGGCGCCGTGGCGTCGGCCGACGCACCGCGCGGCCCGCAGAGCTGA
- a CDS encoding MarR family winged helix-turn-helix transcriptional regulator — MPAFPDAAALLAPRSLDDLLLYRLSRAARAGSGMATRLVEGGFGITRREWGMIGTLAQTGEITSSMLSEQLNLDRVRTSRGLGSLVEKQLVERRRDAKDRREVHVRLSPAGRQLYDDLFSRVADLNTGLLEGMAPADIEILLQCLQRLEQRGSALSAQGLVPEKADRRSGGTRHRWPMRGA, encoded by the coding sequence GTGCCAGCCTTCCCCGACGCGGCCGCGCTGCTCGCGCCCCGCTCCCTCGACGACCTGCTGCTTTACCGGCTCTCGCGCGCCGCGCGCGCCGGCAGCGGCATGGCCACGCGCCTCGTCGAAGGCGGTTTCGGCATCACGCGCCGCGAATGGGGAATGATCGGCACGCTCGCGCAGACCGGAGAGATCACCTCCTCCATGCTGTCGGAACAACTGAACCTGGACCGCGTGCGCACCTCGCGCGGACTGGGCAGCCTGGTCGAAAAGCAGTTGGTGGAACGGCGCCGCGACGCCAAGGACCGCCGCGAAGTGCACGTGCGGCTGAGCCCGGCAGGACGCCAGCTCTATGACGACCTGTTCTCGCGGGTCGCCGACCTCAACACGGGCCTGCTCGAAGGTATGGCCCCGGCAGACATCGAGATCCTGCTGCAATGCCTGCAGCGGCTCGAGCAACGCGGCAGCGCGCTGAGCGCGCAAGGCCTGGTGCCCGAGAAGGCCGACCGCCGTTCGGGCGGCACGCGCCACCGCTGGCCGATGCGGGGCGCGTAG
- a CDS encoding tripartite tricarboxylate transporter substrate-binding protein — translation MPFLWSRRSLAARCLALAIGGAVVPAQAQTPAPVLEGPLTLVVGYAPGGSTDRIARLIAERLGPQLGVAVTVENRAGEGGRLAAKQLRRAPASENVLMLGNPAVMMVAPLVLKDAGYDPDKDFVPVTQVSSYDFALAVGQKLQLDRAMFLVGRLWAHPEEAVFGVPATGSLPHFFGLMVGDALSVQPQIKGYGGSAPLLADLSGGSLPIAIDTLDSLYAQHVAGKIRILAVSGKKRASFAPAVPTFREAGMKIDADGWNTFFAPSSMPPAKVQLLAGKIREVMQDPGLQKAAIALYIQPVVSSNAETVQMLKAYRQQWEPVVRRSGFSP, via the coding sequence ATGCCCTTTCTTTGGTCCCGGCGAAGCCTCGCCGCCCGCTGCCTCGCGCTCGCGATCGGCGGCGCCGTGGTGCCCGCGCAGGCACAGACGCCCGCGCCAGTGCTCGAGGGCCCGCTCACGCTGGTCGTCGGCTATGCGCCCGGCGGCAGCACCGACCGCATCGCGCGGCTGATCGCCGAGCGGCTCGGCCCCCAGCTCGGCGTGGCGGTGACGGTGGAGAACCGTGCAGGCGAGGGCGGCCGTCTCGCGGCCAAGCAATTGCGGCGCGCGCCCGCGAGCGAGAACGTGCTGATGCTCGGCAACCCCGCCGTGATGATGGTGGCGCCGCTCGTGCTCAAGGACGCCGGCTACGACCCCGACAAGGACTTCGTGCCGGTCACGCAGGTCAGCAGCTACGACTTCGCGCTGGCCGTGGGTCAGAAGCTGCAGCTGGACCGCGCGATGTTCCTCGTGGGCCGGCTCTGGGCCCACCCCGAGGAGGCGGTGTTCGGCGTGCCGGCAACCGGCAGCCTGCCGCACTTCTTCGGCCTGATGGTGGGCGATGCCTTGAGCGTGCAGCCGCAGATCAAGGGCTATGGCGGTTCGGCGCCGCTGCTGGCCGACCTGAGCGGCGGATCGCTGCCGATCGCCATCGACACGCTGGACTCGCTCTACGCGCAGCACGTGGCCGGCAAGATTCGCATCCTGGCCGTGTCGGGCAAGAAGCGCGCGAGCTTCGCGCCCGCCGTGCCGACCTTCCGCGAGGCCGGCATGAAGATCGATGCCGACGGCTGGAACACCTTCTTCGCGCCGAGCAGCATGCCGCCGGCCAAGGTGCAGTTGCTGGCCGGCAAGATCCGCGAGGTGATGCAGGACCCGGGGCTGCAGAAGGCGGCCATCGCGCTCTACATCCAGCCGGTGGTCAGCAGCAATGCCGAGACCGTGCAGATGCTCAAGGCCTACCGCCAGCAGTGGGAGCCGGTGGTGCGGCGCTCGGGCTTCTCGCCCTGA
- a CDS encoding cobyric acid synthase translates to MSSRATSGPARCVMVLGTTSGAGKSWLATALCRWYARQGLRVAPFKAQNMSNNARVVEGGEIGSAQYFQALAANAVPDVRMNPLLLKPERDTHSQVVLMGQVSESLSTLPWRGRSERVWPQIVQAFDDLRAENDVVVIEGAGSPAEINLMASDIVNMRVARHARARCLLATDIDRGGAFAHLYGTWALLPEADRVLINGFVLNKFRGDASLLAPAPQQLQELTGVPTVATLPMWWQHGLPEEDGVFDDRSRASGVVTRTVAVVAYPRLSNLDEFQALKNVPGVRLVWARTPADVAGADWIVLPGSKHTSGDLAWLRAQGLDRAVAEHAGRGGAVLGVCGGLQMLGEALVDPHGIDGNAPGLGLLPLVTVFEREKTVRHREATFAGDLVAGPWAALSGVRIAGYEIHHGQTAAHPQLAHDGRAVMPEGLAWQNARGNVLGLYLHGLFEDRAALQALFGTTAPTLDATFDGLADFIDTHFDAGVLAGLIA, encoded by the coding sequence ATGAGTTCTAGAGCGACAAGCGGACCGGCGCGCTGCGTCATGGTCCTGGGCACCACGAGCGGCGCCGGCAAGAGCTGGCTGGCCACCGCGCTGTGCCGGTGGTATGCCCGCCAGGGGTTGCGGGTGGCGCCTTTCAAGGCGCAGAACATGAGCAACAACGCCCGCGTGGTCGAGGGCGGCGAGATCGGCAGCGCCCAGTACTTCCAGGCCCTGGCCGCCAACGCCGTGCCCGACGTGCGCATGAATCCGCTGCTGCTCAAGCCCGAGCGCGACACCCACAGCCAGGTGGTGCTGATGGGGCAGGTGAGCGAGTCGCTCTCGACCCTGCCGTGGCGCGGGCGCAGCGAGCGCGTCTGGCCGCAGATCGTGCAGGCCTTCGACGACCTGCGCGCCGAGAACGACGTGGTCGTGATCGAAGGCGCGGGCTCTCCGGCCGAGATCAACCTCATGGCTAGCGACATCGTCAACATGCGCGTCGCGCGCCACGCGCGGGCGCGCTGCCTGCTGGCAACCGACATCGACCGCGGCGGCGCCTTTGCCCACCTGTACGGCACCTGGGCGCTGCTGCCCGAGGCCGACCGGGTGCTCATCAACGGCTTCGTGCTCAACAAATTCCGTGGCGATGCCTCGCTGCTGGCGCCCGCGCCGCAGCAACTGCAGGAACTGACTGGCGTGCCCACCGTGGCGACGCTGCCGATGTGGTGGCAGCACGGCCTGCCCGAGGAAGACGGCGTGTTCGACGACCGCAGCCGCGCCAGCGGCGTGGTCACGCGCACTGTGGCGGTGGTCGCGTACCCGCGCCTGAGCAACCTCGATGAATTCCAGGCGCTGAAGAACGTGCCCGGCGTGCGCCTGGTCTGGGCTCGCACGCCCGCCGATGTGGCCGGTGCCGACTGGATCGTGCTGCCCGGCTCCAAGCACACGAGCGGTGACCTTGCCTGGCTGCGCGCGCAGGGGCTGGACCGCGCGGTGGCCGAGCACGCGGGGCGCGGCGGCGCGGTGCTGGGCGTCTGCGGCGGGCTGCAGATGCTGGGCGAGGCGCTGGTCGATCCGCACGGCATCGATGGAAACGCGCCGGGGCTCGGGCTGCTGCCGCTGGTGACGGTGTTCGAGCGCGAGAAGACCGTGCGGCACCGCGAGGCGACCTTTGCTGGTGACCTCGTGGCCGGCCCCTGGGCCGCGCTGTCGGGCGTGCGCATTGCCGGCTACGAAATCCACCACGGCCAGACCGCGGCCCACCCGCAACTGGCCCATGACGGCCGCGCCGTGATGCCCGAGGGCCTGGCCTGGCAGAACGCGCGCGGCAACGTGCTGGGCCTCTATTTGCATGGCCTGTTCGAAGACCGGGCCGCGCTGCAGGCGCTGTTCGGTACCACGGCGCCCACGTTGGACGCCACCTTCGACGGCCTGGCCGACTTCATCGACACCCACTTCGACGCCGGCGTGCTCGCCGGCCTGATCGCATGA